The proteins below come from a single Scatophagus argus isolate fScaArg1 chromosome 15, fScaArg1.pri, whole genome shotgun sequence genomic window:
- the peli2 gene encoding E3 ubiquitin-protein ligase pellino homolog 2 has product MFSSSQEEHCAPSKDPVKYGELVVLGYNGSLPNGDRGRRKSRFALYRRTKANGVKPSTVHILNTPQATKAVNCKGQHSISYTLSRNQTVVVEYSHDKDTDMFQIGRSTESPIDFVVTDTIAGGQEGEETPITQSTISRFACRVVCERNPPYTARIYAAGFDSSKNIFLGEKAAKWKNPDGHMDGLTTNGVLVMHPKGGFTEESKPGVWREISVCGDVYTLRETRSAQTPGKLVENESNILQDGSLVDLCGATLLWRTAEGLFHTPTQKHLEALRQEINAARPQCPVGLNTLAFPSMQRSRALSSLEDKQPWVYLACGHVHGYHSWGNRSEQEPNTQRECPMCRVVGPYVPLWLGCEAAFYVDTGAPTHAFVPCGHVCSEKSVKYWAEIPLPHGTHAFHAACPFCATQLSLSQGCSKLIFQGPVD; this is encoded by the exons ATGTTTTCGTCAAGCCAAGAGGAGCACTGCGCCCCGTCCAAAGACCCAGTGAAATACGGGGAGCTGGTAGTGCTGGG GTACAATGGCTCTCTGCCCAATGGAGATCGGGGTAGACGGAAAAGCAGATTTGCGCTATACAGGAGGACCAAAGCCAATGGTGTTAAGCCAAGCACTGTGCACATCCTCAACACACCCCAGGCTACCAAG GCTGTGAACTGCAAAGGCCAACACAGCATCTCCTACACACTGTCCAGAAACCAGACGGTGGTGGTGGAGTACAGCCATGATAAAGACACAGACATGTttcag ATTGGACGTTCCACTGAGAGTCCCATCGACTTTGTGGTGACTGACACAATCGCAGGAGgccaggagggagaggagactCCCATCACACAGAGCACCATCTCCCGTTTTGCCTGTCGAGTTGTTTGTGAGCGTAACCCGCCCTACACTGCTCGCATCTATGCAGCTGGTTTTGATTCCTCCAAAAACATCTTCCTTGGG GAAAAAGCTGCAAAATGGAAGAATCCTGATGGTCACATGGACGGACTAACAACCAATGGTGTGCTGGTAATGCATCCTAAGGGTGGGTTCACAGAAGAGTCAAAGCCAGGCGTCTGGAGAGAGATCTCTGTTTGTGGGGATGTTTACACACTGAGAGAGACCCGCTCAGCACAGACCCCAGGGAAACTG GTGGAGAATGAGAGTAATATCCTGCAGGACGGTTCGCTGGTGGATCTGTGTGGAGCCACTTTGCTGTGGCGTACTGCAGAAGGTCTCTTTCACACTCCCACCCAAAAGCATTTGGAGGCTCTGAGGCAGGAGATCAACGCAGCGCGGCCCCAGTGCCCGGTGGGTCTCAACACCCTCGCCTTTCCCAGCATGCAGCGCAGCCGCGCCCTCTCCTCTCTGGAGGACAAGCAGCCCTGGGTCTACTTGGCCTGTGGCCACGTGCACGGTTACCACAGCTGGGGCAACCGTTCAGAGCAGGAACCCAACACACAGCGAGAGTGTCCCATGTGCCGGGTGGTCGGGCCCTACGTGCCACTGTGGCTGGGCTGTGAGGCAGCCTTCTACGTGGACACAGGTGCACCCACGCATGCCTTCGTGCCATGTGGACACGTGTGTTCAGAGAAGTCAGTCAAATACTGGGCGGAGATCCCTCTGCCGCACGGCACACACGCCTTCCATGCTGCCTGTCCCTTCTGTGCCACCCAGCTCAGTCTTTCTCAGGGCTGTTCCAAGCTAATCTTCCAGGGCCCCGTGGACTGA